The following proteins are encoded in a genomic region of Pungitius pungitius chromosome 17, fPunPun2.1, whole genome shotgun sequence:
- the sall3b gene encoding sal-like protein 3b, producing the protein MSRRKQAKPQPLRSEEEATCSGLLVASGTTALCDEGEETERRRHSCEDTHTCDKCCAEFLTRTELSEHHTVCTEHPLVLIVKGDDGAPALEESPAGASPVPSVASSDSSVAGSLHAGFEPRETPAKDNVSLDDLEDGDVESVEAMEFERDKYADLAESAPAAQVPAAGGHGVSTNVTLEILHSTRVAVAQFSQGVGRAATGAKAASAAIPAILDHLLALQQQQVHQLQLIEQICSQVAVMNRHPAQAALNPLTRSLSLAPNPSPCRGTASPPVPPLSGAMPPAVGGQAAASLEKSRGLPSSTVCQSALRDVTCTSAPSEKTSPPLSSCGSGALLPPYAGPHAGAVSCPQTLSSSCTLPLGPSSLLSSSSSLPFLPQSPPSGVIFPNPLASIAATANALDPLAALMKHRKGKLPSAPLFETKPGPEEPFFKHKCRFCAKVFGSDSALQIHLRSHTGERPFKCNICGNRFSTKGNLKVHFQRHKEKYPHIQMNPYPVPEYLDNVPTSSGIPYGMSFPPEKPSSSWLESKPVVAALPVGLPLSSTITSTGGSNDSVSVTPSVKSPCQPGPGECVSLSPNHRGSEADLSPVSPSPRSHYETDAPNILQTEGVHLPQNCFLRLKATPVTEATSTTMPPLATTPEPVPSASPVPRSPTLSCSQDEAKFQTGGLLDSMQPSETSKLQQLVENIDRKITDPNQCVLCHRVLSCQSALKMHYRIHTGERPYKCKVCGRAFTTKGNLKTHVSVHREDAPVQVQHSCPICQKKFTNAVVLQQHIRMHMVGPVPDSTLVDGLQEMDVEAYLNERSFNSLSSNDNDLVDDVSMEDEDEEEEVENMEDVVNPSKPLIFECNSPPKSPSIVYSLAALENQMRMIDSALSLNHSFAIKPLANGFNDLNGKNNTKYSPPEKRPQNCSANASESSRSPRVCVSPGPSSSEGLTVNPTPVSSKRPEPQEPSAASVKREQCESPPSAAAQELRGIRAGELCVKQETPYCMSFQLSRERAAGHSIPIQVTSTPSGLVKAEVNGRGPPITPSEGQHPPFSVHVPPAYAPGVASSLLGPPPSRRMPKQHNCNACGKNFSSASALQIHERTHTGEKPFVCSICGRAFTTKGNLKVHMGTHMWNNAPARRGRRLSVENPIALLSGEAGKFGEMFQKDLAARAMNVDPGFWNRYATAIANSLATKNNEISVIQNRGISQLHPLTAGMNRVSTTGSPITSLTKTGMDLGNNRHFSMLIDDSKEIGIN; encoded by the exons ATGTCCCGTCGCAAGCAAGCCAAGCCGCAGCCCCTCCGGTCAGAGGAAGAGGCGACGTGCAGCGGACTCCTCGTCGCGAGCG GCACCACGGCCCTCTGTGACGAGGGAGAGGAGACCGAAAGACGCCGCCACAGctgcgaggacacacacacctgtgataAATGCTGTGCCGAGTTCCTCACTCGGACTGAACTGAGTGAACATCACACAGTCTGCACTGAGCATCCCTTGGTGCTGATAGTAAAGGGCGACGACGGGGCGCCGGCTCTGGAGGAGTCTCCTGCCGGAGCCTCTCCGGTTCCCAGCGTGGCGTCCAGTGACTCATCCGTGGCCGGGTCCTTGCatgcgggatttgaaccgcgGGAGACGCCGGCCAAGGACAATGTCAGCCTGGACGATTTAGAGGACGGTGACGTGGAGAGCGTCGAGGCCATGGAGTTCGAGCGGGACAAATACGCGGATCTGGCCGAGTCCGCCCCCGCCGCCCAGGTGCCGGCTGCCGGCGGCCACGGCGTGAGCACAAACGTGACGCTGGAGATCCTCCACAGCACCAGGGTGGCCGTCGCCCAGTTCTCCCAGGGGGTCGGCAGGGCTGCCACCGGGGCCAAGGCGGCTTCGGCGGCCATCCCGGCCATCCTGGACCACCTGCTggctctgcagcagcaacaggtccaccagctgcagctcaTCGAGCAGATCTGCAGCCAGGTCGCAGTCATGAACCGACACCCGGCACAGGCGGCGCTGAACCCGCTCACCCGATCTCTGTCCCTGGCGCCGAACCCTTCCCCTTGCCGAGGCACCGCCTCGCCTCCCGTCCCGCCGCTGTCGGGGGCGATGCCCCCCGCTGTCGGCGGCCAGGCCGCGGCGTCTCTGGAGAAGTCCCGCGGTCTCCCCTCCTCAACTGTATGTCAGTCCGCCTTGAGAGATGTGACGTGCACCTCGGCTCCCTCGGAAAAAACCAGCCCCCCGCTCTCCAGCTGCGGCAGCGGCGCGCTGCTGCCTCCCTACGCGGGCCCGCACGCCGGCGCCGTGAGCTGTCCCCAGACACTGAGCTCCTCCTGCACTCTCCCCCTGGGGCCGAGCAGCCtcctcagctcatcctccaGCCTCCCATTTCTACCTCAGAGCCCCCCGAGCGGCGTCATTTTCCCCAATCCCCTGGCGAGCATCGCCGCCACAGCCAACGCACTTGACCCCCTCGCAGCCCTGATGAAGCACAGGAAGGGCAAGCTGCCCAGCGCGCCCTTGTTCGAAACCAAGCCCGGCCCAGAAGAACCCTTCTTCAAGCATAAATGCAGATTCTGTGCCAAAGTGTTTGGCAGCGACAGCGCTCTGCAGATCCACCTGCGCTCCCATACAGGGGAGCGGCCCTTCAAGTGCAACATCTGCGGCAATCGCTTCTCCACAAAAGGCAACCTAAAGGTGCACTTCCAGAGGCATAAAGAGAAGTATCCTCACATTCAGATGAACCCTTACCCGGTACCAGAGTACCTGGACAATGTGCCAACAAGTTCTGGGATTCCCTACGGAATGTCCTTCCCTCCAGAAAAACCCTCCTCCTCGTGGCTGGAGAGCAAACCTGTTGTAGCAGCTCTGCCAGTGGGCCTTCCGCTTTCCTCCACTATTACCAGCACCGGAGGCTCAAATGACTCTGTAAGCGTAACACCATCCGTCAAATCTCCCTGCCAGCCAGGCCCGGGTGAATGTGTATCTTTGTCACCCAACCACAGGGGCAGTGAGGCGGATCTCTCTCCTGTTTCGCCGTCTCCTCGGTCCCACTATGAAACAGACGCGCCCAATATACTGCAAACAGAGGGGGTGCACCTGCCCCAGAACTGCTTCCTGAGACTAAAAGCCACCCCGGTAACAGAAGCAACCAGCACAACGATGCCGCCTTTGGCCACCACGCCAGAACCCGTCCCCTCGGCGTCCCCCGTCCCTCGCTCCCCGACCCTTTCGTGCAGCCAAGACGAAGCTAAATTCCAAACCGGAGGCTTACTGGACTCTATGCAACCGTCCGAAACCTCAaagctccagcagctggtggagaacATTGACAGAAAGATCACGGACCCCAACCAGTGTGTCCTCTGTCACCGCGTCCTCAGCTGCCAGAGCGCGCTGAAGATGCACTACCGCATTCACACCGGGGAGAGACCCTACAAATGCAAAGTGTGCGGCAGGGCTTTCACCACCAAGGGGAACCTGAAGACCCACGTCAGTGTTCACCGAGAAGATGCCCCCGTTCAAGTGCAGCACTCTTGTCCCATTTGCCAGAAGAAGTTCACCAACGCGGTTGTCCTTCAGCAGCATATCCGCATGCACATGGTGGGACCGGTTCCGGACTCGACCCTGGTGGACGGGCTGCAGGAGATGGACGTCGAAGCATACCTCAACGAGAGAAGCTTTAACAGCCTCAGCAGCAACGACAATGACCTTGTGGATGATGTCTCaatggaggacgaggacgaggaagaggaggtagaAAACATGGAAGATGTTGTTAATCCATCCAAACCCTTGATTTTTGAATGTAATTCTCCTCCTAAGTCCCCCAGCATTGTTTACAGTTTAGCTGCACTGGAGAACCAAATGAGGATGATTGACTCCGCTTTGAGCCTAAACCACTCCTTCGCCATAAAACCCCTGGCAAATGGCTTCAATGACTTGAATGGCAAAAACAACACGAAATACTCGCCACCTGAGAAAAGGCCACAGAATTGCAGCGCCAACGCGTCGGAGTCGTCCCGTTCGCCCCGCGTGTGCGTGTCCCCGGGTCCGAGCAGCTCCGAGGGCCTGACCGTGAACCCCACTCCGGTGAGCAGCAAAAGGCCAGAGCCCCAGGAGCCTTCTGCAGCCTCGGTGAAGAGGGAGCAATGCGagtctcctccctctgcagcggCGCAGGAGCTGAGAGGAATACGGGCCGGAGAGCTCTGTGTGAAACAGGAGACTCCTTATTGTATGTCCTTCCAGCTGAGCAGAGAAAGAG CCGCAGGTCACAGCATCCCCATCCAGGTCACCAGCACGCCGTCGGGCCTGGTTAAAGCCGAGGTGAACGGTCGCGGCCCCCCAATCACCCCGTCCGAGGGCCAGCACCCACCGTTCAGCGTCCACGTCCCCCCGGCGTACGCCCCGGGAgtggcctcctccctcctcggccCGCCGCCCTCCCGGCGAATGCCGAAGCAGCACAACTGCAACGCCTGCGGGAAGAACTTCTCGTCGGCCAGCGCCCTGCAGATCCACGAGCGCACGCACACCGGAGAGAAGCCGTTCGTGTGCTCCATCTGCGGCAGGGCTTTCACCACCAAAGGCAACCTGAAG GTCCACATGGGAACTCACATGTGGAATAACGCGCCGGCCAGGAGAGGTCGGCGTCTGTCGGTGGAGAACCCCATCGCCCTGCTGAGTGGGGAGGCGGGGAAGTTCGGAGAGATGTTTCAGAAGGACCTGGCCGCTCGAGCAATGAATGTAGACCCCGGATTTTGGAACCGCTACGCCACAGCCATCGCCAACAGCCTGGCCACCAAGAACAACGAGATCTCAGTGATCCAGAACAGAGGCATCTCTCAGCTGCACCCTCTGACTGCAGGCATGAACAGAGTGAGCACCACAGGAAGCCCGATAACCAGTCTAACCAAGACCGGCATGGACCTGGGAAATAATAGGCATTTTTCTATGCTCATCGATGATAGCAAAGAAATTGGAATCAATTGA